The genomic DNA TCACCCCTTTCAAATCCTTTATTGTACAGGGAATTCCTGAGAAACACTATACCGCATGGTTCCGACTGCTCGGGAAATTCGGGATTAACCCTACCCACTCCTCTCTGGAGCTGAACTGGCACGTTCCTGTGCTTGACCAGCGGGCACAAGACCTGAAGCGTTATTTAGTGAAAGTCTTTGACCAGAACGATATCAATATCAATGGACTGACTTTTACCATTGCCACCGTTCCCGTAGATCCTTTCACCAGTATCTGGATTCAGCAAAATCCTGAGAAAAATGAGCAGATCACCACGCCGCCAACCTATCATGTTTACATCACCAAGGGTTTTGACCCAGCCAACCTCTCCTACCATTTGCATGAGGCATCAGTACTGAAGGAAGATTTGCCGGAAATCCTGTTCAGGCTCAGCAAGCAATATTTCGACCAATGGGAAGCACCGGCAACGGATCAGCCTAAAGTGAAGGAAAACAGCCCGATGGGGAAGACCATCCACCAGTGCAGCAGCTGTTTTTCCGTTTACGACCCCACTTATGGCGACATCATCAGTCAGCCACCTGTGGCGCCAGGATTGCCTTTCAGCGAATTACCGGAAAGCTACGCCTGCGGACTTTGTGGCGCACCGAAAGCTGATTTCGAAGCCATTTCCTCCGCTTCTCTCTATCAATAAATTATTTGGTGATCAGTCAGCCACAGTACTGATCACCACCCTTTTCGCTTTAATCACCACGCTGACCGTTCAAATTTGAATTTGATTAGCATGGTGTTCGCCGAAAATTCCTGCCCGAGATCGTTGTTCAAGTCTTTTGTTTGCATTCATTGAGCCTCCACATTCAACGTTGATCGAAATATTTCTGCATTAGTGTAAATTGAATGTACCAATTCGATCATTTTTACTCGATGATGGGTTAAAATGGTACGTTTTAAAAACTTACAGCACATGTTTTCACTAATAGCAGATAACACCAACCCGAATTCCCTGGCGGCAAAATCACGCGCCAAACGCATAGAATTTTTTAAGCAGAAGGTAAAGGCTCTGGGCCGACCCGTAAAAATTCTTGATGTGGGCGGAACGCAGCATTTTTGGGAAGCGATGGGTTTTGACCTGACCGAAGGATCGGAAATTTATTTGCTGAATTTACGCCATCAGCCCGTGAGTTCCCGTCAGTTTTTCTCCCTGAAGGGTAATGCCGTGGATTTGTCGAGCTTCGGTGATAATCATTTTGATATTGTCTTTTCCAACTCCGTTATTGAGCACCTTTTCAGCTGGGAAAATCAGTGTAAAATGGCCAGTGAAATCCAGCGTGTCGGGCAGTATTATTTCATCCAAACCCCCAACTACTGGTTTCCTATCGAGCCACATTTTGTATTCCCACTCTTTCAGTATTTACCCAAAGAGTTGCAGATAAAAATGACGGAGAACTTCAACCTCGGTCATATCAGAAAAGCCAAAAGCAGGGCCTCTGCGGAAGCTATTGTCAACGAAATCAAACTTCTGACCATCAATCAAATGGAAAACTTGTTTCCCGATTGTGCGATTTATCTTGATAAAATTTTCGGGCTGAACAAGTCCATTATTGCCCACAATTTTGATCAGCCAAAATTGGAAACCGACGATTAAAAAAAATGCCCCGACTACAAAGAGTGCGGGGCAGATGATCGACTAATCAAAAAAAATTAAAGTGGGTTTTGATCCGAAGCGTTGATCAGCGTATTGGCATCCAGTTCGGACTGAGGAATCTGCATGAGCCAGCCATTGGCTCCGGCTTCCATGGTGGTGATTTGTGCCAAACCCGGATCATGCGCATTGCTCCGCTTCAGGTCTTCTTTATTTCGCATCATGTCGAAATAACGGTGGCCTTCTCCCCAGAATTCCACCCGGCGTTGCTTCAAAATTTCGTCCACCAGCTCCTGACCCGTCAGGTGAATATCGCGGTGATCCTGAATACGGGTTCTTAATAAAGCATTCAGGGCTGACAATGATCTTGCATGGTCGCCGGCATGTGCAAATCCTTCGGCCTGAATCAAATAAAGTTCTGCCATCCGCATCAGGAGGTAATCCCCCTCCCAGCTGCCGTCATAAGTCGGGAGTCTGAACTTCTGCGATGAAAATTTGGGAATAGTCATGTTTCCCCATGCGGTATTTTCCGAGAAGAATACCCCCTTTCGATAATCATTGTTGCCGATTAAATTGAGGAAATCTGCCGTTGCTTTTTTAAAGCTGCCAATGGTAGCATAGCCTCCGGCAAAAGGATCCATATGGGAGAAAAAAGAAGCATAGAAAGTGGTTTGTTGCCCATTGATCGCCAGTGCCCAAAGGGCCTCCGGATGATTGGCATTACTAAAACCCGCATGCAGTTCCACGCCCTGCATCAGCCGAAAGCCAAACTGCTCCGCTACCTGTATCGCCTCCCTTGCGAGGTCTGCAGCCTCTTTCCATTCGTTTTTCACCAGATGAACACGTGCCTTCAGCCCCATTACTGAGGCCAGCGACAGGTGAGAAGGGTGATAGCGGTTAATTTCCTGCAAATATTCAATGGCCTCTGCATAGTCCTGTTCTATCTGTTCGTAAACCTCGGCCACCGTCGAACGGCCCAGGCTTTCAAAGGTCGGGCTGGTGCGAATCGGAATCCCCGCAGCGTTTTCATTCCCCACATAGGTATGCTGAAAAACCTGCACCAGTCGGTGGTGGCTATAAGCACGGATCGCGAGGGCCTGCCCCTTCACCTCCCGGCGAAGTTCTTCATCGCCAATGGCGGTATCAATGTATTTCAATACCTGATTCACCTGAAAAATCAGATGATAATAAAAGCCCCAGATGTCATTCGGACGGGCATCAATCTCCCTGCGACTGAACTGAATACCGTAATCGCGGGTAAACCAGCCATTGCCATAAGCATGCATCACAATGTCTTCACCACGCAAATCCAGCGCAAGGTTTATGGCCATTTCTCCGAAAGTTTCATGCGAACCAGAAAGGTACATATATCGGTAAACGCCATTCAGTGCCAAATCACAGCCCTCCACCGAGCCCAGCAGTTCCTCTTCATCCACGGAATTGGAAGGCCCCTGATCCAAAAAATCACCCGTACAGGCAGCCGTGGAAAACATCCACAAGATGCCAAAGAAATATATTAAATGCTTTTTCATGATTGCTTAAAATTTAACATCAACACCTAAGGACATCGTCCGAATAGGTTGGTAGGAATTGTTCATATAGCCGTCTGAAGATGCCGTACCCGGAAAATATCCCTGCATACCGCTGAAGGTGTAAAGGTTATCCACCGCGGCACTCAAACGGACGTTCTGCATTTTCATACGCTGAGCCCAGGTTTTTGGCAGGTTATAGCCAAAGGTGATATTCCGGACAGATAAAAAGGAGGCATCCTGCAGCCAGCGGCTTGAACCGGCATACAAATTCTGATTAAGCGTTTCTATTCGGGGAACATCGGTGATGTCTCCCGGCTGAGTCCACGCCTGTCGCTGATCGACGTGCATGGCATGACCATATTTGGGATTCATCAGGGCAGCATAATTGGAATTGTACACCTGACCACCGATTTGATAATTCAGCATAAAACCGAAATCAAAACTTTTATAGGTAAAGCGCTGATTCACAAAACCCGTTACGCTCGCCAGTGCCGATCCTACATGGTAACGGTCGGCATTACTCAGGTCATTGGTAACGCCACGCCCCATGTCTTCGCCCATCTCAAAATAATACAGGGCATCGCCAGTGGCAGGGTCCACGCCGGCAAAATCGAACAGATAAAAATCATAATAGGAACGCCCAACTTCCAGGCGCTTTGAGCCTGTACCGACAAATTCCTGTGGCAGGGAGGTCATTTTATTTTTCATATGCGTGGCCGAGAAGTCCACCGCCCAGGTAAAATCTGTACGATTGATTAGGTTGGCGGTCAGGTTCAGTTCCACGCCATAGTTTTTCATCGCCCCGACATTATCCATCCGGCCACCCCAACCTGTTGATGGTGGCAATGGCAGATCAAAGAGCAGATCTCGGGAGGCATTATTGAAATATTCCACGCTACCGGTCAGTTTGTTATTGAACAGCCCGAAGTCAAGGCCCACATTCAGGGCCTGCCGTTTTTCCCATTTAAGGTGCGGATTCTCCAAATAGTTTTTTAGGGCACCCATCATCGAGTTGTTGGGGTAATTCAGCGAATACAAGGAGCGGTAGGCGTAATAATTACCGATATTCTCATTGCCTTGCTCTCCGAAGGAAGCCCGCAATTTCAGGCTCGAAATCCATTGCTGATCCTGAATGAAGGATTCTTTATCTATCGACCAGCTCCCACCAACAGACCAGAAGTGTCCCCATCGGTTGTCGGGGTGAAAGCGGGAAGAACCGTCCACGCGGTAAGAGACCGAACCAAAAAATCGTTCATCGTAATTGTATTCAAAGCGGGAAAGAAAAGACTCAATGGCGTGGCGATCGATGTAGGAACTTGCCGCAGTGGCGTTGGCCCCCGAGCCCATTTCCGGCATACCGTCCCAGGCAAATCCCGTTACCGTTGCCGAAATTCCGTTGGTGATCGAGAAATAACTTTCATGTCCAAACAGGGCGTTTACGCTGTGCTTTCCGAACTGATTCCGGTAAGAAAACAACTGGTTGGCGGTCATGTTCACATTTTCCTGTGTGGCGCGCGAAGTGCGTCCGCCAACATTGGCAGCGTCCCCGTAATTACGGTTCTGGTGATTCAGTGTCACGCGGTTATAATAATCCATGGTGGTGTTCATCCGGAACGACCAATGATCGGAAATGGTGGCATCGAGATACGTTCTGGCAGAAACGGCATTGTGTTTATAGCCACTCGGGTCCAGGTTCAGCGTGCCGAGGGCATTCCCGAGGGTGAGGTGTGGACGCTGGTCGCCGTAATCATAAATCCGCTGCCCGGCATCGTTGGTAACATAGCTTCCCTGATCAAAATCCCACTGATAAATCGGGTAAATTGGGGCGATTGTCTGCGAAAAGAAGAAAGGATTTGAGGTGTAAGTGCCTCCCTCCATGGTATTGGTGGTTTCGGTATGCACAAAAGACATATTCAGTCCGGCCTTCAGCCACGGTTTAATGTCTGCGTTGGTATTCAGGCGGGCGGTAAAACGCTCAAAACCTGTATTTCGCACCACACCGTCTTCATTCAGGTAACCCATAGAAAGGAAATAATCGCTTTGGTCTCCGGCACCCGACATCGAAACGGAATATTCCTGCCGCAAGGCGGCCTGATACAGCGCGTCCTCCCAGTCGGGCTGATAAACCATCGATGCCTCGGGATTGATTTTTCCACTTGCCGGATCGATCAGGTTCCTTGCACTGACATTAAAAGCATTGTAGCCGCCCTGCATATCCACCACATTGGGGATACCATGGATATAACCCGGACGGGAGTAAATCGGGTGCTGACCTGAGGCGATCAGTCCGGCATCTTCCATCGTAAATTCATCGCTGTTATGGTATAGATTATTCCGGTAGCCTGTCCACTGCATCTCCATATATTCCGCAGCACCTACACGGTCATAGTCGCTCATCGCCCGCTGCGCAACGCCAACACGTGCTTTCAGGTGAATCTGCCCTTCGCCACTTTTACCCTTTTGGGTGGTAACCATCACTACGCCGTTGGCTGCACGGGAACCGTAAAGCGCGGTGGCCGAAGCATCTTTCAGGACGGTCATGCTGGCAATATCATCAGGGTTCAGATTGTTCAGGTCGCCGGTAAACGGCACCCCATCCACCACATACAGCGGCGCCGAAGAAGCATTCACCGAGCCAATACCCCGAATCCGTATGGTGGACCCTGAGCCCGGCTGCCCTGAAGTTCCGGACACCTGCACGCCTGGCACGGCCCCTTCGAGGGCATTCTGCACGTTGGAAACCTGTAGTTTTTCAATATGATCTTTCTTGACCGTAGCGGCCGAACCGGTGAAGGAGGATTTCTTCTGCTCTCCATAAGCCACCACCATGACTTCCTCCAACTCCTTGGCATCTGCCCCCAGGCGGATATCGATTTTCACCTGGCCGCCCACCAAAACTTCCTGCGGGGCATAGCCAATATAGGAAATCACCAACACATCGGTCGTACTGGCCTGCAGGCTGAAATCCCCCATCAGGTCGGTGATGGTTCCTGTGGAAGTACCCTTGATCACCACATTGGCGCCAATGACTTCTTCCCCGGTTTCGGCATCGGTTACCGTTCCGGATATTTGCGCCTGAGCCAACAGTTGCAGCGGGAGCAACAGGGCCAGGGCTATTGATAATAATTTTCTCATCATAATATTTTTTGGAAAGCAGGCGGGAGGAATCGCTCGCCGCCTGCCTCTTGAAAATCTATTCCTTAATAATGCGCTGACTTTTCATCAGTTCCCCATCAATGGAAACTTTCACGAAGTAAACACCGGTTGCCAGCTGTGCCACGGGAACAGTCAGGGCCGCCGGACCTTCAAAAACATGCTCGGTGAAGGCGTGCACCTTCTGGCCGATCACATTGACGAAATCAACCGTTACCGTTCCTGATGCCGGAGCCTGAAAATGTACATTCAGCACCTCCTGCGTCGGCACAGGGAATAGCTCGACCCCATTCAGCTCATCGTCAGTATTGGTGGGATTTTCCACCGTAATTTGCAGGTCGGTATAATAGGGCCTTGGCAGTTTCGGGTCATTGGTACGGAAAGTCAGCTCAGCAAAAGCAAAGTCATCTTCAAGTTTGGAGCCATCAATGGTGAAATTAATCTGCCCATCTTTGGTGTAAGCGGGAATTTCCCCCTCGTTATTCTCCCCGTCAAAATGCAGCCAGGAGGCCATGGATTCCTCCTCGGAAGCGGCGATCATCTGCCACGCTTCATACCAGAAGCCTACCTCGTACACAAACTCGTACCATCGTGCTCCCATCGTTCCATAATAAAAGCGCATAGGGTTTACCGCATGTGTTGCGGTGGTAAACTGCGGAAAAGCAATGGTGGTCGGGAAGGTGATGATCACAAAGAAATCCTCATAAGGATAAATATCGATCTGATCGGACAGTGGCACGGTCATCCATGTGCCCTGCTCCTCAATTTCCTCTTCCTCCAGCTCAATAATTTTGCGTATTTGTTCCTGATGAACAACTTTTGCCGTCGCCGGATCATTCCCAATGGCAATGCTTACAGTGATGTCGGCAATTTCAGCCTCCTCATTCCTGGATTTGAACATGACCTTCGACAGCTTGAAGCCTTCCTCGGGAGCAGTGAATTTCGTTGCGGCGGAAAAGGCACTGCCCTTGCCAAAACCAAGCACCCTGCGGGATTCCCTGAAATCTATAAAATCCAGTACCTGGTGGGCATTCGCTATTTCGTCCTCCGGATACCGATCATCATGCTCATCAGTGCTGCCATCCTCGAATCGGCGGACAATCCCCTTTGGCGCTGCCTTGCTTTCATGGGTGTTCATTGTTTCAGCCTGTGGCGAGTCGGTATGGGCAGATGCCTCAATTCCCATGGCCTGCGGCTCAAAACCATCCCATTCACGGCCATATTTCAGTGAAAATCTGTAGGACAGCGGCGATGGCCCTTCGGCATTGGACATCTGTACCGATGTTTTCTTTTGCTCCCCACGCACGACCGTTTCGGTAACATATTCCTGATGCCCGCCAAAAACCGGAGGGTTTCCATAGGTCAGGGATACGGGAATGCGTTCGTTCACTTCCACCAGTTGCCCATCAAAATCATAGTATTCGTAGGTGAGCAATAAATGATCTTCAATGGATTCGGTGGATTCATCAAGATCCCTCCACTTCATATTCAGCTGAAATTTAAATTCCTCCTGCTCGCCGGAAGCGAGTTCAAAATTGGCCTCCCCGGGTCTCAGGCTGATAAAATCCCCACCCCAGGGGCCACCGTCATCTACTTCAACCCCAAAGACAAACTCATAGGTTGTACCTGTGAACGGATCGGAATATATGGGATCGTACTGGTCCCACTTTTCAAGATGGGCATCTGTAATCCGCAACGGCCCCGTCCCCACATTACTGAAGAAATAGCTGATGGTCTGGCGTGGTGCCCAAAGGGAACTGTTTGCCGGAGGGGTCTGAATATTGATATAGTGACCCAGTGGCAATTCTTTTTCGTAATGGCCTTCCGCCTCCCCTTTTACGCTGACAGTCAACAGATCTGACACCACCTCCTGTGCAGGAATATTGGTGTGCACCGAGAAATCCTGTGCATAAATGCCTTCGGTCAAATGCCGTGGATTAACTTCAATATTAAAATCGGCAACGGCTCCGGCAGGGATGGTAAACACCTCTTCCTGCGTGAAATACAGTGCAAGGGCATGTTTCAAAAAGGCCTCGTTAATGGCCACCTGTTCTCCCTGCTTGCCATCTTCATGCATAAATCCGATAGAGGCGAACAGGTCATGCAGGTACATGTCCTCATCATCTCCCGCCTGATTGTCATCATCATTTTCACTCTCAGCCAAACGATTGTACTGAAACTGGAACCCTCCATCCGGATACAAAATCAACTGGAAAGAAAGCATATGGCTCATTCCAAAAGCATCCGAAAAACGATGCCACTGTACCACAGCCATTTCTTCGGTGGCCTTATAATACACGCCGGCATCTTTGTACTCGGCCTTGTTGGCCATCACCGGACTCCATAGTGGCGCAATCATGTTGTGTACCGGCGCATCTTCGCTCGGAATTTCGGTATAAAATGTCGGATGCCAATCGCCTTTGGAGTCAAGATCGAAGGTGATAAAACCAAGATCAGTCACCAGCATCTCCTTATAAGTTTTGCCGTAAAATTCAAAGTCGAAAGGCAGGCTCACCTTCTCATAAGGATTTTTCATCATGTACAGCACATCAAGCGCCTGGGCGTCGGGATCTATCGACAGGTCCCGCCAGGTATAATTTACACCGCTTTCCTCGTCCTCAGAAGAGAAGGTCAGGTAACGGTATTGTTGCTCCTGCGTATCGAAGCCACTGAGCTGATTGGTGTTAAACCAGTTGCTGGTGGTAAAGGAAATTTCCAGGTCCGACAGGCCGTCATTTTCGACCTGAAAAGGGTGATGCACGGGGTTTCCACCCGCCCTGACATTTAGCTGAGGGTCCTCGTATTTCCAGTCGATGCCCGGTGCCGGCAGTACATTTCCGGAGATATAAACGGCCTGACTGCTGTCCATATCTTCAAAAGTAAGGGTTATCGTGCCCGTGATCTCATCGTTTTCCTGCTCGCTGTTCAACGATACCGGAATACTCATGATCTGGCCGGGGTACAGCTTGCGGTCATTGTCTGATGGCGGAATGATATTGATCTCCTCGGGCTTGCTGTTCTCAATGGACTCCAGCGTAACCACTTTGGTGCCGTCATTCACTACCGCAATCACCTGATTCCGCCTTTCGCCGGCAATCACATTGGTAAAGCGCAGGCTGTCGTGCGGAAATTGCAGGGATATTTCTCCTCCGGAGGTAATGTTCATGTTGATGTTCACATTGGCCACCGGATGACTGTCCTCATGGGTATCATTGGAAATAATCTGCAACACCTGTGAGAAATCATTCTCGTACCACTGTTTCGGATCGATCTCAAAATCAATCTGATGCGATTCCCCAGGCTGAATATAACCCTCTGTTCTTGACAGGCTGTTGATGAGTTTTCGTCCCGGGCTGATCAGCTTAACAGCCGACCTGTCCTTCACCTCCGGAATTACAGAACCCTCATTCCCCGCATGTTGCCAGGCGTTGAACAGTATCCCATCGGTTTGTCCGCGGTTCTCAAAGGCCACATACATATTGTAGAAAACCGGTCCGCGCTCCGGCACTTCTTTATACAGAATATCGATATTGCCATTATCATGCAAAACAATCTGGAAAGTCCAGAGCATCTGGTTGTAGGCATTGATGTTCAGCGCCACATTGGTGTACTGCACTACAAATTTTCCCTGAGCATGCATATAATGTACCTTTCCGCCACGGGAAAAATTCAGCTTGGAAAAGATTGCGGAGATATACCCATTGGCAGGCATCTGTCCACGCTGGAAAATTGGCGTCGCATGGAAGGTAAAGGGGTCAAAAGCCAGCGTTCCATAATCACTGATATAAATCGAATCGTTCTCAAAGCCAAAATAATCGAAAGAGAAACCGATCGGTACCTGCACATCGCGGGTACGGAAAAACTTCAGGGAATCGGTAATATCCACCCCTGATTCCATCACCCCTTCGTTCCAGTCGCTGTTAAAATCATATCGCGCATTGGGTGCTGAAGGCTCAAAATCATTGTTGTGGGTCAGGTAATCATAGCCATAACTGTTCACAAGGCTGTGACCGGGGATTTCCTGCTCGGAATACCCTCCGATAACATACTGCAAAGAAGCGGCATCCTTTCCGCCGTCATTTTTTATGACAAAGGAACCACGCTGAAGATCGTCATTCACATCAAGGCTGTCGAACAGGTAAATGGCTGCTTCCCCTTCGGTATTCTCCACCGTTAACCTGCCGGATTCTTTGGCCGAACCGGTCAATTCAAAAGTTATTTCCTGCCCCGTGCGCGACTCTACCATCGTTACCTGCGTGCGGTGTTGGCCTGCGGATTTTGGCGAAAAGCTAAATCTGTGCTTCAGGCTGTGACGTGCAGGGATGGTGAATGCCCCCGCCGATGGCCGACCGAAATTTTCGGCATCGGAAAAGATCACCCCATTATTTTTCAGCTGCCAGTTGCCATAGCCATTGTTAATGATTTCGAAGAGCTTGGAAGAGGTTTCGCCAACAACGAGGTTCCCCAGGTCAATGGACAAGCTCGGCAGGCTGATGTCAAACTTCCCATCAGGATCATATTCTATACTCTGAACCAACGGCAAGACCTCCTGCTCAACTTCATTGATAAAGAAGCTCTGATCAAAAGGACGGTTGGAGCGCCCCATTGGACGAAGGCTGTCCAGATGATAATTGTAAAATACTTTTTCAGATTCCCCGGCCTTCAGCTCTCCTTTTTTCTTTTGCGGGATAATGAAATCGAAGGAATTATAATAAAGATCAAGGTCGTCTCCGCCGACAATCCACATGTCTGGCACCGCTGTCGGGTACTGACTGTGGCCGGTGGCGTTGAGCAGTTCGGGAACAGTCTCCCAGCTTTGCCCCCAGTCGAAACTCATTTTTGCCCGTTCCGAAAAGCTTTCCTGATAGCCTTCGGTCAAATAAAATGGAAAAGTATTTCCGGCACCTGAAGGAACATGCCAGACCACCCAGAACATTTCCCCCGGCTGAATGGCCACTTTGGAATTGGGCGAAAATTGCACGGTGGTGTATTTCTGAACCTCCATATCCTCAAGTGGGGAATCGGGCATAATAACGGCGCCGGCTTTGCCTTCCATGACTTTTTTTGCCGTTGCCAGCTCCGGCCCGATGAATAGCTCTACGGTCAGTTGCCCGAAAATTGGGGCATAGGCCACGGCAGTGTATAAATCTTTAATCACAAATGGCTGATGGTAGTCGGGATTGATCCTGTAGCCCTGTGCCATACTGGTGGTAACGCGCTTATCGGCATCGCCAACGGCCATATAGTAGTTGGGAAAAGGCTTGTACAGTTCGATGTGCTCATTTTTTAGCTCTGGAAAATCCAGGTCCTCCAGTACCGTGAATCGGTCGTCGTGATCTTCGGGAGTTTCCCGCTCCTGAATCACCAGCTCGGCAGCTGAGGCCTTTTTCGCTTCAGACCCAAATGGAGCAATAGAGGGAGCCAACTCCTTGATTTCATCGTCGGTTAATGAACCCGATCCATCGTTATTGCCCAGCATGGAAACATTCCAGCGTAGTAAGCCTTCTCCTTCATTACTGATTTCAAAATAGGGCAGACTCAGATCATCTTTGTCGAGATCAATGCGTTGAACGGTCTCGTCGGCATTCATCGAATTCCGTCGAACAACCGCTTTGGGCCCTGCGTTGGTCTGGGCGGTGATCACCTCACTTTTTTCGGAGCTCAC from Persicobacter psychrovividus includes the following:
- a CDS encoding S8 family serine peptidase produces the protein MPKLLQMLLGLLLLVNSSSYAQKSQYVDGRLQGVVHLKFKEGQAPASTVVSVAHGAELKIGEASFDALSAQFGAYQLEPIFRATKKNAHKLQRHGLDRWFKLRIDESSDLGLALRQFEALEMVAVAEASLAVVREQGTFRKADPRQVSRKRRKQMPMNDPLLADQWHYHNDGTVSENALAGSDVNLFKAWEIETGTKDIIVSIHDEGMDVNHEDLKAAMWVNPGESEDGEDTDDNGYVDDIHGFNFAKWVGEIDPDLHGTHVGGTVAAVNNNGIGVAGVAGGNDGQGGARLMSLQILGAETTAERIAESYIYAADNGAVISQNSWGYSQPDIFEQVVIDAIDYFIVEAGDYAGSPIKGGIVIFASGNLSSQETKWYPSAYEPVVAVSAIGTDFKRARYSNFASWMDISAPGGDGPVEGPEEVLSTLPNNEYGYFAGTSMACPHVSGIAALVLSREEYRGRTADDLKRHLLLSVKNIDQYNPEEVGLLGTGYIDAAMAVEPFPSEKPQPVKNLRERGASHDFVALSWEVATAGDQEDTAPVEYAIHFKTANKEDVYQLKSEATVGTLYNIDLPGLAMNTTYEIWVEAINRWGVSSEKSEVITAQTNAGPKAVVRRNSMNADETVQRIDLDKDDLSLPYFEISNEGEGLLRWNVSMLGNNDGSGSLTDDEIKELAPSIAPFGSEAKKASAAELVIQERETPEDHDDRFTVLEDLDFPELKNEHIELYKPFPNYYMAVGDADKRVTTSMAQGYRINPDYHQPFVIKDLYTAVAYAPIFGQLTVELFIGPELATAKKVMEGKAGAVIMPDSPLEDMEVQKYTTVQFSPNSKVAIQPGEMFWVVWHVPSGAGNTFPFYLTEGYQESFSERAKMSFDWGQSWETVPELLNATGHSQYPTAVPDMWIVGGDDLDLYYNSFDFIIPQKKKGELKAGESEKVFYNYHLDSLRPMGRSNRPFDQSFFINEVEQEVLPLVQSIEYDPDGKFDISLPSLSIDLGNLVVGETSSKLFEIINNGYGNWQLKNNGVIFSDAENFGRPSAGAFTIPARHSLKHRFSFSPKSAGQHRTQVTMVESRTGQEITFELTGSAKESGRLTVENTEGEAAIYLFDSLDVNDDLQRGSFVIKNDGGKDAASLQYVIGGYSEQEIPGHSLVNSYGYDYLTHNNDFEPSAPNARYDFNSDWNEGVMESGVDITDSLKFFRTRDVQVPIGFSFDYFGFENDSIYISDYGTLAFDPFTFHATPIFQRGQMPANGYISAIFSKLNFSRGGKVHYMHAQGKFVVQYTNVALNINAYNQMLWTFQIVLHDNGNIDILYKEVPERGPVFYNMYVAFENRGQTDGILFNAWQHAGNEGSVIPEVKDRSAVKLISPGRKLINSLSRTEGYIQPGESHQIDFEIDPKQWYENDFSQVLQIISNDTHEDSHPVANVNINMNITSGGEISLQFPHDSLRFTNVIAGERRNQVIAVVNDGTKVVTLESIENSKPEEINIIPPSDNDRKLYPGQIMSIPVSLNSEQENDEITGTITLTFEDMDSSQAVYISGNVLPAPGIDWKYEDPQLNVRAGGNPVHHPFQVENDGLSDLEISFTTSNWFNTNQLSGFDTQEQQYRYLTFSSEDEESGVNYTWRDLSIDPDAQALDVLYMMKNPYEKVSLPFDFEFYGKTYKEMLVTDLGFITFDLDSKGDWHPTFYTEIPSEDAPVHNMIAPLWSPVMANKAEYKDAGVYYKATEEMAVVQWHRFSDAFGMSHMLSFQLILYPDGGFQFQYNRLAESENDDDNQAGDDEDMYLHDLFASIGFMHEDGKQGEQVAINEAFLKHALALYFTQEEVFTIPAGAVADFNIEVNPRHLTEGIYAQDFSVHTNIPAQEVVSDLLTVSVKGEAEGHYEKELPLGHYINIQTPPANSSLWAPRQTISYFFSNVGTGPLRITDAHLEKWDQYDPIYSDPFTGTTYEFVFGVEVDDGGPWGGDFISLRPGEANFELASGEQEEFKFQLNMKWRDLDESTESIEDHLLLTYEYYDFDGQLVEVNERIPVSLTYGNPPVFGGHQEYVTETVVRGEQKKTSVQMSNAEGPSPLSYRFSLKYGREWDGFEPQAMGIEASAHTDSPQAETMNTHESKAAPKGIVRRFEDGSTDEHDDRYPEDEIANAHQVLDFIDFRESRRVLGFGKGSAFSAATKFTAPEEGFKLSKVMFKSRNEEAEIADITVSIAIGNDPATAKVVHQEQIRKIIELEEEEIEEQGTWMTVPLSDQIDIYPYEDFFVIITFPTTIAFPQFTTATHAVNPMRFYYGTMGARWYEFVYEVGFWYEAWQMIAASEEESMASWLHFDGENNEGEIPAYTKDGQINFTIDGSKLEDDFAFAELTFRTNDPKLPRPYYTDLQITVENPTNTDDELNGVELFPVPTQEVLNVHFQAPASGTVTVDFVNVIGQKVHAFTEHVFEGPAALTVPVAQLATGVYFVKVSIDGELMKSQRIIKE